CTTAATCGAGTACGAGTCCTGCGAGATCCGGAGCGTCTGCATCACAACGCGGTATAGGTCGACGAACACCTCGTTGCGCAGGAGCACATCGAGCTCTTCTTCCCGCGTGCCGTGAGTGCCCATGAGCCGGCTCACCGCGGTCCGCTCGTAGCTGGCGTAGTGGTAAACGTGCAGGTCGGGGAACCGTGCCCGGCGCTCTGCGACGAAGTCGATGAAAGCTTCGAAGGCCTGTTTCTCCTCGGCGCGGTTGTGCGCCCAGAAGGCCTTGAAGTTGTAACTGCCATTTTCGAGCCAGACTGCGCCGAAGAGGTATTCGAGGCCGCCATCGACGTGGGGGTCGCCCTCCATGTCGAAGAAGACATCTCCGGGCGAAGGCGTCGGAAGAAGAGCGAAGCCCTTGGTTGGGTCAGTCTGCGGGAGCAGCCGATACTCAAGTTTGCCCGTCTCGCGCTGGCGGACCTGGAGTCCCGCTTGCTCGCGGAGGCGGGTCAGCGGTTGCGTACCGATTCCCTTCACGCGCTGGTCCGCGGGCAGGCGGGCCAGTGCCGAGGTCGTGGGGATGCCAGCGGCGATGAGCTTGCGGGTTTGGTCGCGGCGCATCCCTGCTACAAGCGACAGGTGGTCGTCCGCCTTCCGCCGCGCCGTGCAGCGCTCCTCCCAGGGGCATAGCCCGCAATGGGCGACCGGCTCCGGATACGTCTCCGCCTTCGCCTGCGCTCCCAGCCAGGCTTCGAATTCCGCCTTCGCCCGCCGGAAGTAGGCTGCGAACTCTGTGACGCGGAACGACCTGCGAACGCCGTCTCCGGTGACCACGTGCATTTGCTGCGGCACTGCGCCCTGAATCCGGGCCACGTGCTCGGAGTAGGAAAGCATCTGGAGCAGCGCGTCCGCCTTCGCCTGCCGGGTCAGCTTGGTGTCGGAGACCTCATAGCTCCAGGCACCCAAACGGCTTGGGCGCTCGACCCTCAACAGGAAGTCCGCGTGCCCGCGCCACCGGCCATCGAAGAAGGCCGCCTGGTAGATGACCTTCGCGCCCGCGCGCATCGCACGGACCGTGTCCTCCTCGGCCTTGCGCAGCGCAGCCAGCGAGTAACCGTCGACCGTGATTGTGACCACGTCGTTGCCTTCGGCGGAGAGGCGCTCCTTGTAGGCCTTTTCGTGATCGCCGCCGCGAGTGGTCAGCACCTTCAGCTCGGGGTCGTCGCGCTCGGGACGCTCCATCTGCCCCAGCGCGGCATAGCGATCGAGCTCGCTCTTGTGGGTGCATGCGAGATAGCCGACGAGGTCGGTCGGGCTCACCACCAGGACGCCTTCGACGTATTGCATGCGTTCCCCTGCCGCGTGACCTGCGCCTGAATGCGCCACAACGGGAACTCCACGGTTCCCGGGAACCACGCAAAACGTTAGCATCTGCCTACGACTGCGGTCATCCGCGCCGTGGCGGGCTGGCTCGGCTCGGGCGGCGGCACGTGTGTCGGCGCGCCGGAGCACGAGCGGGCGCGTCGGTGCTGCTGGCCTTGCTTCCTGCGAGGCGCTCGTGGGCGCGCTCTCGGATCACCGACGAGAACGCTGGGGGGAACCGCTTTGCGCTTTTCGGGACGGTGGACCGACGTATTTCTTGTCAGATCGACGCCGTAAGGTGGCCCCTGTGCCAAACGACCAAGCCCATCCTCCGCGACGCGCACTGAATCAGGTCGCCGCGTTTCAGTACGTCACAGTCGAGAACGCACCGACTTACCGCGCAATCATGCAGGTGTTCTTTGACGCGCGGCAGCGGTACGTCATCGAGCTCCGGGGCAGCGAGGTGCTTGAGCTGCTGAGGGCCTCAACCAATCACTTCGAACTCGCCGACGAAGCTGCGCTCGACTACCACCTTGGACAGCTGGTCACCTGGGGCAACCTGGCGCACGCACATGACCCCGGCGCAGTTTCGCGCCTCGAAGACTTCTACAAGAGGCGCTTCGTCTACCACCTAACATCGGTCGGCGAGGCCGCCCATCGTGCGGTGCTCGAGGTCGAGGCCACCGCTGGGCGCTCGGGTTCGCTGCAATCGACGATGCTCGCCAAGATCCGCGACGCGCTCGTCGAGCTGGCGCGCCAAGGTGCCGAGGCTGCTCCGTCGGCCGACGTCGTCTTCGGGCTGCTGCACGATCTCCAAGCGGCTTTCGGCACCCTCACAGAGGAAGCCAACCATTTCATCTCGGAGATCGATCGCTCGGACACCGGCCCCGCCGCCGAGGAGCGCTTCCTGCTCTACAAGCAGGCCCTCCTCGCCTACATCTCACGCTTCATCGAGCAACTGCGCAGACTCGGTACCGAGATCCGCACCGCAATCGAAGCCGTTGACGCCGCTGGCTCGGCCCGGCTTATCGACCTCGCCTCTCGCTCAAACGACCTGCCCCCTTCGCTAGGTCACGGAGACCCCGCGGCCCGCTGGCGAGACGAACAGCAACAGCGCTGGGCCGGTATGCGCGCATGGTTCGCCGGGGATCGCTCGACTGGCTCGGCGCCGACCGTCGAGCGCCTCGCTCAGGTTGCCCGAGATGCGGTCATTTCGCTCACGCGCACTTTGATGCGCCTCAACGAAAGGCGCACGCGGCCTGTCGATCGCGCCGCCGACTTCCGTACTCTCGCCCGCTGGTTCGCGCGCGCTTCGGACGACGGAGCCGCGCACGTGCTGTGGCGCTCCGCGTTTGGGCTTGCCGCCGCGCGCCACTTCGTTCTCGTCGACGATGACCCCGATCTCGTCGCTGCGAACACTTCGTGGTGGGATGCGCCGCCCGTCGAAATTCCTGTTCGCCTTCGCACCCACGGTGCGTTGCCCACAGCCGGGCGTCCCTCCCAGGTTCCAAATCACGAGCTAGCCCGCCAGTGGATTGCGCAGAAGCGCCGCCGCGAACAGGCAGTGCTGCAGGAGGCATTGCGGCGTTTTTCCGGCCGCGGCCCGCTCACCATCTCCGGCATGCATGCGCTCACCGAGCCGGAGTTCGAGGTGTTTCTCACCTTCATCGACGAGGCACTCACTTCTCCGCGGCAGCCCGACGGTTCGCGGGTGGCCCGCAGCTCCGACGGCCGCTTCCGTATCACCCTCGTTCAACCTCCGGGCGACACGCTGCTGGTGAGAGTGGAAACACCCGTGGGCCACCTGTACTGCGCCGACTACCGCATTCAGGTCGACGAAGCGTCTGCCGCGCGGCCCACCGCTGAGGCTTCCCGATGAGCCGGCTTTCGTCAGTGATGGAAGCAGAGCGTGCCGGCGAGCGCTCCCGTGCGCTGAAGCATCTGCTCGCCCACCCCCTAACTCTCTCAGCGAATTCACCCGAGGCCTTCGCGGCGATCGCGCGCCATCGCGAGTACCTTACCGCATGGTTCGCTGATCACCCCGGCTGGAAGCTCTCTGTGGACGTGCCCGGCGGTTTCGCGCGGCTCCACAAAGTTCCCTTCGGTACGAGTGCGACGCGAGCCGCCCAGCCCTCCGGTCGCTCCGAATTCGACCGGCGGCGCTACACCCTCTTCTGTCTAGCGCTTGCAGCTTTCAACGAGATCGGCGCCCAGACAACGTTGATGACGCTCGCGCAGCGCGTCGAGGAACTCTCAATCGAAGAAGAAGGAGCGATCGAACCGTTCGAGACCACCTCGGGGCATGAGCGCCGCGCATTTGTCGACGCGCTACGCCTGCTAATGGAGCTGGGCGTGCTACGCGTTCGGGAAGGCGATACTGACCGCTATGCCTTGTCACGCGAGACGGACGCCCTGTTCGATGTGAATGATCGGGTGCTCGCCCATCTCCTGTCGTCTCCGATTCCGCCGGCGTTTGCCTCCGGACCGCAAGAGCTGCTCGACGAGGTGTTCCCCGACACCGAGGAGGGACAGCGGCAGCGGCATCGCATGACCGTCTTTCGCCGCTTGCTCGACGATCCGGTGCTCTATTTCGAAGACTTGGAAGCCGATGCCGTCGACTGGCTCGATCATGCCCGGGGATGGCTATACCGAGTGCTCGAGCACGACGCCGGCTTCACGGTCGAGAAGCGCGCCGAGGGGCTCTGTGCGTTGGACCCTTCCTCAATAACTTCCGACACGTCTTTTCCTGACGGCGGCTCGACCGCGAAACACGCTGCGCTCCTCCTTGCGGAGCAGTGGGTGCGGCTGAATAAGGAGGGCATTGTCAGAATCCGCCGTGCCGACGTTGTCGAGCTCATCCGAAGGCTGCAACGCGACTTCGGCGAGCGCTGCGGCTGGAGCAAGCAGTATCCACCGGACGACGATGGCTGCGGCCGGCTTGCAGACGAGGCGTTGCGGCTTCTCGAAGCATTCGATTTGGCCAGCGAGAGCGGCGACGGTTGGCGAGCGCGACCAGCAATCGCGCGGTTCCGGCCTGGTGCTCCCACCCGAAAGGCACCATGAGCACTACGGTTCCCGATAGGCTTCCCATCGCAGGGGCCACGCGGTGGCAGTTGCTGCGTGCAGGTATCCAAAACGTTTGGGAGTACGACGACCAGCGTTTCATCTTCCATCGCGGCCGCCTGATGCTGCGCGGCGAGAACGAGTCCGGCAAGAGTAAAGCCCTCGAGGTACTGCTCCCGTTCTTGCTCGACGCCAGCCTCCATCCGCAGCGTCTCGACCCGTTCGGCTCGACCGCGCGCTCCATGCGATGGAACCTCATCAACGACTCCAACCCGACTGTTACTGTTTCCATCGGCTACGTATGGCTCGAGCTCGGCCGCCAAGGCGGCGATGGCCCCGAGTACTGGACGATTGGCGCAGGCCTCAAGGCCAGGCGCACTGGCCCTCAGGTGGACGACTGGTACTTCGCGACCTCGCGCCGAGTGGATGAGGACCTGAAGCTGGTCGACGCGAACCGCACCCCCCTGACGAGGCCCCACCTCACGGCCGCGCTCGGAGGCGAGGGCACCGTGTTTGAAAGCGGCGCCCACTACCGCCGCGCGCTCAACGAGAAGTTGTTCGGCCTTGGGGCGGACCAGTATTCAGCACTGGTTGACGCGCTTCTCCAGCTACGCAGGCCGCAGCTATCAAAGGGGCTGGACCCCGATGAGCTCTCGCGGATTCTTTCGGCGAGCATGCCTCCGCTCGACGCACAGGTGATCGGCTCGTTGGCCGAGGGGTTCGAGCGGCTCGACCGGCATCGTGACGAGAGAGAAGAATGTCGATCGACGCTGATCTCGGTCCGCGCGTTTCTCGACGTCTACCGCCAGTACGCGGCGGCAATTGCGAAGGGCCGTGCGCTCGAGGTCACCCGGGCGGACAGTGCGTTCCACGCCGCGCGGGCGAAGCAGAAAGAGGCGGAAGGAAAGCGTGATGCCGCCGTGGCCGCACTGGCGAGCATCGACGGGCGGATTGAGGAAACCGAAGGCGCGAGCTTGGCGCTAGAAGAGCGGCTGCGGGTTCTGCGCGAGTCCGATGCATATCGCGCAGTCTCGGAGCTCGAGAACGCCGAGCGACAGGCGCACCTGTGGAAGACTTCCTCCGAGCGGTCGCGAGGGGCCCGCAGTGACGGCGAAGCTCGCGCTGCACGGAAGCAGGAGCACCTCGCCGAGGCGGAGGCGCTCGCAGCCAAGGATGCCGGCGAGCTTGAAACCGAGTCGCGCACCGCGGAGGCAGGCGCCAAGGCCTGCGATCTGGCAGAGGCGCACGGCGCGATGATTCTCGCGCTGGAGCAGGGCCGCGGCGCCTCCGCTGAAGATACGCTGCGCGCGGCCTTGCGCATACGGGAAGAGGCCATCGACGCACTGAGAAAACTCGTGCGTCGGCATGAGGAGGCAACGCGGATCCTCGATGCCGCCACCGTGCGCGCAACTGCGGCGGAGCAGCGCTCACGCGATGCCGACGATGCGGTTCGCCGTGCGGCGAACTCTGAGTCATTGGCTCGCGCGGAGCTCGTCGAGGCAATCGAGGCCTGGGCCGCAGCCTGCCTTGAGCTGGCCGTCGCCCTGCCTGCGCTTCTCGACTTGCCGCCCGAGCAGATGCGCGGCGCCGCCACAGCGGCCGCGTCTGGCGCGCGCGCTTCGCTCGACGAGGCCTTGGCGCGGGCGAGTCTCGAGCACGACACGGCAGCGCTTCACCTGAAGGAAGCCCGTGCGGAGCGCGACGCCCTCGCTACCCAGCGGCACCAGCCACCTACGGCGCCAGTCTGGCGCGCTCCGCGAGCCTCTACGCGGCCGGGCGCTCCGCTGTACCTCGTGTGCGACTTCGCGGAGCACGTCGATGCGGATGCGCGCGCGGGACTCGAGGCGGCGCTCGAGGCGGCGGGGTTGCTGGACGCCTGGCTCACGCCCGACGGGGCCGTGCTCGACCCGGAGACCTTCGACAGCATGCTGGTCGCGCAACCGGTAGACGACGGGCCTACCCTGACCAGCGTCTTGCGGCCCGTACATGGTGCCGCTGTCACGGTGGAGCGCGTGCGAGCAGTGCTAGCGTCGGTCGGGCTGGGAGAGAGCAACGCGCGCGCCTGGGTATCGACCGATGGCCAATTCGCGATCGGCCCTCTGCGCGGCTCCTACCAAAAGCAGTCCGCGGCCTTCATCGGGGCGGCGGCGCGCGAGCGCGCTCGTATCGAGAAGCTCGCCGAGCTGTCCACTCGCGTCGCCCAACTCGAGACGGCGGTTGCTGAACGGGCGTCTGCCGTCGAAGCGGTGCGTGAGCGGCGCGCGCGACTCGACCAAGAGCTCGCTTCGTTTCCCGACGTCCAGGCGCTGCGCGATGCTCAGGCCGACCTGCGGGCCCGGGCCAGCGAGCTCGATGCGGCCCGAGCCACGCACGCCGAGGAGCTCGAGCGCGTGCGGCATGCCGAAGGTGCGCGGGCTCAGGTCGCCCAGACGCTGTCCGAGCGGGCTGGGAAGGAAGGGCTTCGAGCGTGGATCGACCGCCTCGACGATTTGGTCACGAGGACCGCAGCATGGCAGGCCGAAGCCCTCACGTTGCTCAGGACCTTCGACCGCGTGAGGCGTTCGCGTGCGGAGGTCGACGTGCGCAAGGCAGAGCTCAGGGATCTGCTGGGCGAGGTCGAGCGGCTTAAGCAAGCGGCCTTAGACGAGCACCGACAGGCGCTTGAGGCGCAAGCCCGCGTCGACGCGCTGAACGAGACGGTGGGCAAGACACGTGACGACCTGCTTTCGAACGTGCGTGAAGCGGAAGGCCACCAGTCGCAGATCCGCAAGCAACTGAAGGACTACCGCGAGCAGCAGACCTTGCTGCAGGCAGAGCGGGCGACGCTCGTGGCCGCGAGCGCGGCCTCCGAGGTGAAGGTGACGGAAGCCGACACAGCACGGCGCGAAGCGGAGCGACACTTCAGGACCGCGGAAGAAAGGGGGTTGCTGGCGGTCATCGGCGCGGAAGGCCCCGGGGCCGCCCACGCGTGGAGCTACACGGACGTGCTGTTGACAGCTCGGAAGGTCGATGACGCCACGGCCAAAACTGACGCGTCTGACGCGGGACGGGACAAAGCCTGGAACCGCGTCAGCGAGCGGCATCAGGAACTGATGCGCTCGTTGAAGCCCGAGCTCAAAGTGCTCGCCTCGCAGTTGGACGGAGTGACGGTTTACGAAGCGACTCTGAATGCACGTCGGCTATCGCTGCTCCAGCTCGACGCAGAACTCGAGAACGATCTTCATGAGCGCGACCGACTCCTGGCCGACGAGGAGCGCAAGCTCTTCGAGTCCTTCCTGACTGGCGAAGCGCACGAGCACTTGCGCGAGCAACTGCGCGAGGCAATCGGTCTGGTGAAGCGCATGAACCGCCAGCTCGAAGCACACCCAACCTCCTCGGGAATGAAGATGCGGCTGCAGTGGGAGGTTGCTGAAGACGCCGCTCCGGGTACCCGTCAGGCGGTGGCTCTGCTGTTCAAATCTGGCGAGCTTATGTCCGATGCCGATCGCACCGCGCTGCTCGGTTTCCTGCGACAGCGGCTTGACGAGGCTCGCGCGGGCGGCGAGGTGGGACACTCGCTTCAGGAGCAATTACTCTCAGTCCTTGACTACAGGCGCTGGCATACATTCGAAGTGCAGTGCCGGGCGGGCAGCGAGCCGTGGAAGCGACTGACGCGGAAAGTGCACGCCGCCGGCTCGGGTGGACAGAAGGCGGTAATGCTCCACTTGCCGCTGTTCGCTGCGGCTGCGGCCTTCTACGATTCCGCGCGCACTGGGGCGCCGCGCTTCATCCTTCTCGATGAGGCATTTGCGGGCATCGACCGCAAGACGCGAGGTGAACTCATGGGGTTGCTCGCTGACTTCGATCTCGACTTCGTGATGACCTCATTCGAGGAGTGGGGCTTCTACCCCCAGCTTGACGGCCTCTCGACGTACCATCTCGCCCGCGAGAAAGGCATGCGCGGAGTGTACTCCGACTGGTTCGTGTGGAATGGGCTGGAACCGGTGCAGATGCAGACATGAAGTTAGAAGCGCTCGAACCGCTCCGCCCGATGTTGGCGCAAGTGCGCGACGCGCTCGAGGCCCGCGGCGTTGACCGTGCGCGGACCTTGACCCTGAACGAGCTGTCTGCGGCCCAGCGTCGCGTACTCGCCGACCTCTGCGGTTGGCCAGAGGTTCCAAGCGGCCCCAGGGTAAAGCTCTCTCTCGCGAAGCTGGATGCGGCCCTTCGCGACAGCGCCGTTGGTGTCGGGCTCGTCGATGCGGTGACCGCGATGTTTGGACCACTCGCTGATCGCCGGGCGGAGCGAGCGAAGACCCTCGCTGCGCGGGAGACCATTTGGGCGACGGCACGCCAGCGAATCGAGATGCGCCCGGCCCTGCTAGCTTGGCTGGAGGATCTTCGCGCGCACGGCCGGGCGGCCCGCGCCGCGACTTTGTCGCGCACGAGCGAAGATGTGATTCTCGACCGTGCGCTCGCTGTCGTCGCCAGGCTTCCGGCCAGCGGAATGCTGCTTCCGATCTTTGCGCTCGATGTGCTGGGCGATGCGCATGCGCTCGATGCGGGCGAGCCACTGTCAGCGCTCGTCTTGCGAGCGGCAGCGGCGCTGACCTCTTCTCCGCTTCCATCGAATGCGGTGCAGAGGCGCCGACTCTGGGCCGACGTTGGCGTCGCCTGCGATTCACTATCGGCCGATGTCTTGAGCCTAGGTCTCAAGCCTCCAGGAGACGGACTGCTTTCACGGCACCTACGTGAGGCTTCGGCGGAAGGGGTTCCACGGCGCACGACGCTGGGTGAGCTGTCGGGCACCCGCGTCACCATTGCGCCGGGGGCGACGGTGTTCATATGCGAGAACCCCAGCGTGGTGGCTGCGGCAGCGGAATGCCTCGGCGCTCGGGTGCAGCCCTTGGTGTGCGTGGAGGGAGTCCCGTCGACGGCGGGGCTGAAACTTCTGAGCGACTTGAGTGCTGGGGGCGCAGAGCTTCGATTCCACGTCGATTTCGACTGGGGAGGGTTGCGCATCGGCAACGTATTATTGGAGCACCTGCCTGCGGCCAAGCCCTGGCGCCTGTCCGCAGCCGACTACGAGCGCTCCGTCACATTGCGGCGTGGAGCCCTCGAACTGGCAGGAGCGCCCGTCGAGGCCCGATGGGACAAGGATCTCCGGCCCACGCTCATCCATCACGGGGGCGCCGTCCTAGAGGAGCAGGTGATCAGCGACCTCTTGGCGGACCTCGTAACCTAACTCGCCGGGTTATTGGGCGTGACGGTGATCTATGCTCGCGCAGGAAAGCCGACATTCTAGATTCTCGCTCACCTCAGGTCTCGCGTGAACCTCAGCTCTTCGACGCCAACCACACCTCACGCTGCTCCGCTGCCGGATTGGGTACAACCCGTCTGCGAACTCTTGGTCCAACCTGGGACCGCGTACTTCTTCTGGGTCCTGATTCTCGCCGGAACGGGCCTGGCCCTCTGGTACCTGCGACGGCACGCCGCGCCACTCCAGAAGGAGCTCGACGAGGCGCTCCGTGCGGTCGATGCGACCCCCAAGGGGAATGATTTCTCGAAGAGCTTCGAAGAGCTCCGAACCGAATTCGAGCGCCTTCCCAACCTGTGCCATCTGTGGTCCGAGTTCGAGGAGACGCTCGATGTCCGCCACGACAAGCTCGGCGTCGAGCGGGTCTTCAACACGCGCCCGGCCAACGAATTCTTCCACCCTGAGAACGTCGCGGCGGAGCGGGCCAGTAGCCGGGTTGTCTCGGCGGCGCCGAATCTCCTGGTCGGCATTGGGATCTTCGGCACGTTCCTGGGCCTCGCGGCCGGAGTCCAGTTGGTCGCTCCCGCGCTGCGTAATGCGCAGAGCGATTTCTCCGCCGCCATCGGCGACCTCCTTGGCGGAGCCTTCCTCGCGTTCTCGAAGTCCGCACTCGCGATCCTGTGCTCCGTCGTCCTCACGTTGTTCGAGCGCTACGCCCATGGCTCCATCTCGGAGCGGTTCGAGCGGTTGTCTGGCGCTCTCGATGCTCGGCTCACCCTACAGACGCCGGAGCGCCTCGCGTACGAGCAGCTTGAGCAGCTCCAGGAGCAGACCGATGCGCTGAAGCGGTTCCGGGACGACATCGCGCCGGCCATCGCAGAAGCACTCGAGACCCGTGTGGGCCATGCCCTCGCGCCCGCGCTTCAGTCTCTGCTGGACGCGATTCGCGAGCTGCGCGTCGACCGCGAGAACTCGAACGAGAAAATGCTCAGCCACATCGTCGAAGAGTTCCGGCAGAGCATGACCTCCGCAGCCGGGAGCGAGCTCAAAGAGATGGCTCGGTCCGTGGGGCAGCTTCAGACAGTGCTGGCACGCACCAGCGAAGCGATCGAGAGCTCGCAGCGGCACGCGGAAGCGTCTAACACCCGCCTCACCGAGGGGCTCGAGCAGACACTCGAGCTTGTCCGGACCGGCATTCGCGGCGAGCTGGAGTCCCTATCGCACAACGTTCAGCACGCCCTGGCATCGTCTGCGGAATCACTCTCCACGCACCTCGCGCAGGGAGGCGAAGCCCTGAGCCGCCAGGCCTCGTTGCAGGCACAGAACTTCGGAATCGCCGTCCAGCGGCTCGAAGCCCTGATGTCGGGCTGGCAGGGCACACTGGCCGGGACCCAGGAGATGCTCGAGCGCATGCAGCAGGCGACAGCGGCGGTTGATGGCGCCTACGCGAACTTCCGGAGCACAGCGCTCCAGCTCCAGGAGACAAGCCACGCAGTCCGCCGGGCCTCGGAGCAGCTTTCAACGGCGGCCGGCGCCCAGCAGACGTCCAGCGAGCACATCGTTCGCGCCGCAGAAGATGTGGGTCGGAGCCTGGCCGTCGCGCAAGCGAGCTGGGAGGAGTACCAGAAGCGGTTCGAGACCATTGACACTCAGCTCGCGAACGTCTTCCAACGCCTTGACGAAGGGCTCGGGCGCTACAGCCAAAACGTAGCCGAGTATTTCCGCGGGCTCGAGGGTCACATGGTCACCGCCACCGACAAGCTCAGTAACGTCGTGGGCGCGCTCTCCGAGGACATCGCCGACCTACCGCTGGAGGTGAAAAACCTCGGCGCCCACATCGAGAGATTCGAGCGGGCGATGGGCAACGGTGTCCGGCGGTGATGCGTCGTCGCCGCACCGCTCCCGCTGCCGAGGGCGAGGGGTTCCTGGCTTCCATCAGCGACCTGATGGCTGCGCTTCTTTTCGTTTTCATTGCCACGGTGCTGGTCTTCGCCAATCGGCTCCGAGCGGCGGAGGCGCGGGCTCGGGAACAAGAGCAGCGCGCCCGCCAGACCAACGAGCAGCTCGAGAAAGAAAGAGCGAAATTCGACGCTGAGCACCGCGGCGTGGCCGATGCGCGCCGCGACTTGGTCGCCTTGCTCTTTCGCAACCTGCAGGCGAAGGGACTTCTTGGACTCGAGAAGACGCTCGATACGGACGCGGCGGAACAAGGCGTCCTCCACCTCCCAGAGGGAGCAGTGTCCTTTTCGCGAGGCAAGTACGACTTCGATGGTGCTCAGAGCGTCAGCAACCTCGCCGCGGTCGCGCAGGAATTGGCGAACGTGTTGCCCTGCTACGCAGTCAGCCCGCGACCAACTGGGGACTGCCCTGCCAGCTCGAAGACCTACAAGCTCGAGGCCATGCTCTTCGAGGGACACACCGACTCTCACCCGTTCATGGTCAATGGGACGGACCTGAATCTGTACCTATCCACAGAGCGTGCAATCCAGACTTACAAGACCGTGATCCACAGGCAGCCTGTCCTGGACGACCTCCGCAATGCGAACCACCAAAAGGTGCTGAGCGTCGCGGGGTACGGCGCGGAACGCCTCCTCGACTCAGGGACCGGACCTGACGCCGACCGGAACAATCGGCGGATCGACCTGCGGTTCATCCTGACGGCGATGGCTTCGGCGGATCCGACCCCAAAGGTGACGGGGCCGTGAGCAAGCCAGGCCTTGGCGAGGTCCTCTCGACGAATCGGATCCTGGCGTTGGAGGAACTCCGCCGCGACCGCAGCTGGAGCCTGGACCGGTCCAAGAAGCTCGTGCAGCGACTGGACCGGCAGCTCGAGGCCGCTGAGTCCCGTCCCCCTCGGTCTATCGACTTCGATCAGATTCGACGCGAGATACGCGACCTGTGGTCAGCCCGAGCCGCCTTGGAGGATCTCTCGCCCCGGCATCTCCGGCTGTTCCCGTGGGTGGCGTTCGGCCCGCCCGACGCGCCCGCTTCAGCGTGGCTCGCTGCGGACGATGGCCTGACGCGGGCGTACCTCGGATGGCTACATGCTTCGCGCCGCCGGTCGGCGATTTCGGCTGCGATCCGGGTGCTGCTCGACACTTACCCGACCGAGCTTCCTACGTTCCACGCTTGGCGGCAGGGGCTCCGCGATCTGGGTGAAAGGCCCGGCGTGCTCCTGCCCGAAAGCGCGCCGGCGATATGGGTTCGCCACAGGCTCCTCTCGCAGGACGTGGCCCTGAGCCTGGCCGCATTGCTCACCCAGGAACTATCCGACTCGGCCTCTTCGGTTCTCACCAAGCTGCGGCTCGTGCCCGAACTCGAGCGCAGCGGGTTCATGCGCGAAGTCTGTACAAGGGTCGGAGCACAAGCCGAGTCGGAGCTGACCACCAGCAACTTGAGCCCGGACAGTCTGCAGCGCGTCCTCGAGCTCTTCGCGACGGGATCGAGCCTGCGCTTCGAGATGTTGCGGCCGACAATTGCGGGCCATCTGCTCCGGCCCTTTCGGACCCGAGCTGCGGCCGGTCCCATCCAGCAGAAGATCCAGTCCTTCATCTTGGCGCACCTGGGTGATCCGCGGCTGGGCTCCGCGAAGTGGGCGGGTGTAGCCGAGAGCGAGCGCGACACGCTCAAGCGCTGGCTGGCGCAGCAAAGCTTCGAGCTCTTCTTCGAGGTCCTCGACCGGACGGCCCAGGAGAACCACTGGCGATCCCGCCGGGCCTTCTGGAAGGAGTACCTCGACGCTGGAGTGATGACCGACGTGTGGCTGGTCCTCGGGCGGGACGCCCAAGAGCTGGTGTCCACGCGGGTCTCCAGCGCGTCCAATGCGACGTTTCGCAGCAACGTGGATCGGGCCCAGTCAGCTCTCTTGCTTCGGCTGCGAGGACGGACAGGTGCCACGCTGACCATCGCGGAGTTCAGTCACCAGGGCTCCTGCCGGGTGTGGCGCGAACCGAGCGCGCGGGCCCCGAAGCTCTATCAGACGGAGTACTCGTTGACCGTGCTCCGGGCGGAGGCCGATCACAGGCAGCCCCACCACGGAAACGCACAGGGAACCTGGCAGAACGAACTGCGAACCTGGCTTCGCCGGTACTGTGCGGTCGACCCGCTACGCGTCTGAGAGAGGCCGATGGCGAAGCTCACGTGGACCGTTGAACCCGAAGGGTGGTCCTTCTCCGTCTTTGACGGAAACGAGTTCCAGCCATGGCCACGGTGGGGCGCACAGTCCCTCATCGGCGAGGGAGGGCGAACGCTCTCGGTCGGTCCGCTCTTGGGGCTGTTCGAGCGCCTCG
The nucleotide sequence above comes from Deltaproteobacteria bacterium. Encoded proteins:
- the zorA gene encoding anti-phage defense ZorAB system ZorA; the encoded protein is MNLSSSTPTTPHAAPLPDWVQPVCELLVQPGTAYFFWVLILAGTGLALWYLRRHAAPLQKELDEALRAVDATPKGNDFSKSFEELRTEFERLPNLCHLWSEFEETLDVRHDKLGVERVFNTRPANEFFHPENVAAERASSRVVSAAPNLLVGIGIFGTFLGLAAGVQLVAPALRNAQSDFSAAIGDLLGGAFLAFSKSALAILCSVVLTLFERYAHGSISERFERLSGALDARLTLQTPERLAYEQLEQLQEQTDALKRFRDDIAPAIAEALETRVGHALAPALQSLLDAIRELRVDRENSNEKMLSHIVEEFRQSMTSAAGSELKEMARSVGQLQTVLARTSEAIESSQRHAEASNTRLTEGLEQTLELVRTGIRGELESLSHNVQHALASSAESLSTHLAQGGEALSRQASLQAQNFGIAVQRLEALMSGWQGTLAGTQEMLERMQQATAAVDGAYANFRSTALQLQETSHAVRRASEQLSTAAGAQQTSSEHIVRAAEDVGRSLAVAQASWEEYQKRFETIDTQLANVFQRLDEGLGRYSQNVAEYFRGLEGHMVTATDKLSNVVGALSEDIADLPLEVKNLGAHIERFERAMGNGVRR